In a genomic window of Suricata suricatta isolate VVHF042 chromosome 12, meerkat_22Aug2017_6uvM2_HiC, whole genome shotgun sequence:
- the LOC115275496 gene encoding WAP four-disulfide core domain protein 10A-like, giving the protein MPTQALVPILLLSVLLLQAQGGRRKLKKMHRIELLSEVKNCEKHTNIYMCRHPCEYHQDCQANNICCSTFCGNICMSL; this is encoded by the exons ATGCCAACCCAGGCTCTGGTGCCCATCCTGCTCCTCTCTGTGCTGCTGCTACAGGCCCAGGGAGGGCGCCGTAAACTGAAAAAGATGCACA GGATAGAGCTGCTCAGTGAAGTCAAGAATTGTGAAAAACATACCAACATATATATGTGCAGACATCCATGTGAATATCACCAAGATTGCCAAGCAAATAACATATGCTGTTCAACCTTCTGTGGAAATATTTGCATGAGCCTCTAG